DNA sequence from the Pseudomonadota bacterium genome:
CATGCACCAGCATGTCGTTCGACATCCACGACTCACCATAGAACGCAAGCGGATAGAAGATGAGCGTGTCGACCATCTCGCCGCACGCCGTCGAGCCGATGGTGCGCATCCAGAGGTGCCTGCCCTCGGTGAGCACCTTGAGCCGGGCCAGCACGAACGAGTTCACGAACTCACCGCAGAAGTAGGCGATGAGCGAGGCCCCCGTGATGCGCCAGGTGCTGCCAAAGGCCCACACCAGCATGTCTTGTGCGGTGAAACCGGGGGCGGGCGGGGTGTTCACCACAACGAAGCTCTGCAGCGAGGCAAACGCCAGTGCGGCGAACCCCGCCCAGACCACGCGGCGCGAACGCGCGTAGCCGTACACCTCGGTGAGAATGTCACCGAAGAAGTAGCTGATGGGAAAGAACAAATTGCCCGCGCTGAACACGAACACACCCACAACAGGCAGGGTGATGAACGTGACCTTCTTCACGCCGATGAGGTTCGAGCACAGCAGCACGCACACGAAGGCGGCCATCACCAGATCGTAGTAGCGATAGACGCGGGGGGCGGCGTCTTCGGCCGCGGAAGGGGTCAGGGCGGCGTCAGGCGCCGTGGTGGAGGTCATCGATGACAGGTCACTCTCTGCTCAGTCGAGCCATGAAAGGGGTTCACCCCTTCGCCTCGAGGGCCTTGTCAATGGCTTTGCGCAGCGAAGACGCGTCCGGCCCGGTCATGCTCGAGTAGTACTCGATGATCTGCCCGTCGCGCCCGATGAGGTACTTGCAGAAGTTCCACGATGGGCTCTTGCCGCAGCTCGTGAGCCACGTGTAGAGCGGCGCCTGGTCGGGTCCTTTCGTGACCTTCACCTTGGCGAACATCGGAAAGGTGACGCTGTACTTCGAGCTGCAGAACGCCTTGATCTGGGCGCTGCTGCCCGGCTCCTG
Encoded proteins:
- a CDS encoding VUT family protein, which translates into the protein MTSTTAPDAALTPSAAEDAAPRVYRYYDLVMAAFVCVLLCSNLIGVKKVTFITLPVVGVFVFSAGNLFFPISYFFGDILTEVYGYARSRRVVWAGFAALAFASLQSFVVVNTPPAPGFTAQDMLVWAFGSTWRITGASLIAYFCGEFVNSFVLARLKVLTEGRHLWMRTIGSTACGEMVDTLIFYPLAFYGESWMSNDMLVHVMIANYCIKTGWEVVSTPLTYKMVAFFKKAENEDYYDRTTHFTPFSLKV